Proteins encoded in a region of the Streptomyces violaceoruber genome:
- a CDS encoding FAD-dependent monooxygenase has translation MTRTAPRRSVLISGASIAGPALAFWLNRHGYEVTVVEKAGTLRSGGYPIDVRGTALDVVERMGILPQLRDAHIDLRRITFLDAGGDEVTSLHPHAVTGGVTGRDLEIRRGDLTDALYMAVRDDVEFLFNDSIDTLDQSGPGVDVTFHGGGSRRFDMVFGADGMHSRTRETLFGPEERFHRHLGYCFAVFTMPNTLGLSHETVMWNTPGRAAAVYAVGDDEEVHAFLNFAQPEPPYDAFGDPKAQRALLADVFADAGWEVPGILGALHDADDVFFDAVGQIRMPRWTEGRVALLGDAAYAPSFLTGQGTSLALVGAYMLAGSLAGRDHAEGFAAYEHATRDFVTLNQDLVGEGGATLFPTTAQALEQRNARLRALSAMPAPEPRPAHSALTLPSFGVR, from the coding sequence ATGACCCGCACCGCACCGAGGCGCAGCGTCCTGATCTCCGGGGCCAGCATCGCCGGTCCCGCCCTGGCCTTCTGGCTCAACCGCCACGGATACGAGGTCACCGTGGTGGAGAAGGCCGGGACCCTCCGCAGCGGCGGCTACCCCATCGACGTACGCGGCACCGCACTCGACGTCGTGGAGCGGATGGGAATCCTGCCGCAACTGCGCGACGCGCACATCGACCTGCGCCGGATCACCTTCCTCGACGCGGGCGGCGACGAGGTGACCTCGCTCCACCCGCACGCCGTCACCGGCGGGGTGACCGGACGGGACCTGGAGATACGGCGCGGGGACCTGACCGACGCGCTGTACATGGCGGTCCGGGACGACGTGGAGTTCCTCTTCAACGACTCCATCGACACCCTGGACCAGTCCGGCCCCGGAGTCGACGTCACCTTCCACGGCGGCGGCAGCCGCCGGTTCGACATGGTCTTCGGCGCGGACGGCATGCACTCGCGCACCCGCGAGACGCTGTTCGGCCCCGAGGAGCGGTTCCACCGCCATCTCGGCTACTGCTTCGCCGTGTTCACCATGCCCAACACCCTCGGCCTCTCCCACGAGACGGTCATGTGGAACACCCCGGGCAGGGCCGCGGCCGTCTACGCCGTGGGCGACGACGAGGAAGTGCACGCCTTCCTCAACTTCGCCCAGCCCGAGCCGCCCTACGACGCCTTCGGCGACCCGAAGGCCCAACGGGCCCTGCTCGCCGACGTCTTCGCCGACGCCGGCTGGGAGGTCCCCGGCATCCTGGGCGCCCTCCACGACGCGGACGACGTGTTCTTCGACGCCGTCGGCCAGATCCGGATGCCGCGCTGGACCGAGGGCAGGGTCGCGCTGCTGGGCGACGCCGCGTACGCCCCCTCGTTCCTCACCGGCCAGGGCACCAGCCTCGCCCTCGTCGGCGCCTACATGCTCGCCGGGTCCCTCGCCGGCCGGGACCACGCCGAGGGCTTCGCCGCCTACGAGCACGCCACCCGTGACTTCGTGACCCTGAACCAGGACCTGGTCGGCGAGGGCGGCGCCACCCTCTTCCCGACCACCGCCCAGGCCCTGGAACAGCGCAACGCCCGACTGCGCGCCCTCAGCGCCATGCCCGCCCCCGAACCCCGGCCGGCCCACTCGGCCCTGACGCTGCCGTCCTTCGGCGTCCGCTGA